A stretch of the Psychroserpens sp. Hel_I_66 genome encodes the following:
- a CDS encoding ABC-F family ATP-binding cassette domain-containing protein gives MNYLTVENISKSYGELELFKDLSFSIHKDEKIAFVAKNGSGKTSILNILSGADAPDSGQIVMRNGLRISFLSQDPKFDPKLTINDTIFSSESPQLKIIENYERALQNPEDAEAYQKAFEQMEIHNAWEFELQFKQILSQLNLNDLEQKISTMSGGQIKRLALAQALISNPDLLVLDEPTNHLDLEMIEWLEQYFAKAQFTLFMVTHDRYFLERVCNEIIELDHGKMYTYKGNYSYYLENKESRIAQEQVETGKAKQLFKKELEWMRRQPKARTTKSKSRIDDFSDIKKRAHQRRNDHKIELEINMERLGSKIVEFHKVSKAFDDKIILDQFEYTFKRGERIGIIGKNGTGKSTFLNMLTDALEPDSGKVIVGETVKFGYYTQGGIKVKEGQKVIDVIKEFGEYIPLTKGRQISAKQLLERFLFDGKKQHDYVEKLSGGEQKRLYLCTVLIQNPNFLILDEPTNDLDIVTLNILEDFLLDFPGCLLVVSHDRYFMDKIVDHLFVFKGEGEVQDFPGNYTDYREYEASSPVEDKEETTTSISAENQQDQNKAEKLNYNEQKEYKNLESKIRSLELDKKKFEAKFLDDNLSQDKINELSQKLQKIIDEIETKETRWFELAEKLGL, from the coding sequence TTGAATTACTTAACAGTAGAAAATATATCAAAATCTTATGGCGAATTAGAGCTCTTTAAAGACCTCTCTTTCAGCATTCATAAAGATGAAAAAATAGCATTTGTTGCTAAAAACGGAAGCGGTAAAACCTCAATCCTAAACATCCTTTCCGGTGCAGATGCTCCAGACTCTGGGCAGATCGTTATGCGAAACGGGCTAAGAATTTCCTTTCTCTCGCAAGACCCAAAATTTGATCCAAAACTAACCATCAACGATACGATTTTTTCTTCGGAATCTCCTCAACTCAAAATCATAGAGAACTACGAGCGAGCATTACAAAATCCCGAAGATGCAGAAGCTTACCAAAAAGCTTTCGAGCAAATGGAAATCCATAACGCTTGGGAATTTGAGCTTCAGTTTAAACAAATATTATCACAGCTCAACCTTAATGATCTAGAACAGAAAATCAGCACGATGTCTGGCGGACAAATAAAACGTCTCGCTTTGGCCCAAGCATTGATTAGCAATCCAGACTTATTGGTTCTCGATGAGCCAACCAACCATTTAGATCTGGAAATGATTGAGTGGCTTGAGCAATATTTTGCAAAAGCCCAGTTTACGTTGTTCATGGTAACTCACGACCGTTACTTTTTAGAACGTGTATGTAACGAGATTATTGAACTAGACCATGGTAAAATGTATACCTACAAAGGTAATTACAGTTACTATTTAGAAAACAAAGAATCAAGAATCGCACAAGAACAGGTAGAAACCGGTAAAGCCAAACAACTCTTCAAAAAAGAGTTGGAATGGATGCGTCGCCAACCCAAAGCAAGAACCACAAAATCAAAATCACGTATTGATGATTTTAGCGATATCAAAAAACGTGCGCACCAACGCAGAAACGACCACAAGATTGAGCTAGAAATCAACATGGAACGTTTGGGAAGCAAAATTGTAGAATTTCATAAGGTTTCAAAAGCATTTGACGACAAGATAATTCTTGACCAGTTTGAATACACTTTTAAACGTGGAGAGCGTATTGGCATCATTGGTAAAAACGGGACAGGTAAATCCACTTTTTTAAATATGTTGACCGATGCTCTAGAACCAGACTCAGGTAAGGTGATCGTTGGTGAAACCGTAAAATTTGGTTACTACACTCAAGGTGGAATCAAAGTTAAGGAAGGACAAAAAGTCATCGATGTCATCAAAGAATTTGGTGAATACATCCCATTAACAAAAGGGCGTCAAATTAGCGCAAAACAATTGCTGGAGCGTTTTCTTTTCGATGGAAAAAAGCAACACGATTATGTTGAAAAGCTAAGTGGTGGTGAACAAAAACGCCTCTATTTATGTACCGTTTTAATTCAGAATCCTAATTTCTTGATTCTCGATGAGCCAACCAATGATCTCGATATTGTTACTTTAAATATTCTTGAGGATTTCTTATTAGATTTTCCTGGTTGCCTGCTGGTTGTATCACACGACAGGTATTTTATGGATAAAATTGTAGATCATCTTTTTGTATTTAAAGGCGAGGGCGAAGTACAGGATTTTCCTGGAAATTACACAGATTATCGTGAATACGAAGCATCGAGTCCTGTGGAAGACAAAGAAGAAACTACAACCTCTATTTCTGCGGAAAATCAGCAGGACCAAAACAAAGCAGAAAAACTAAACTACAACGAACAAAAGGAATACAAAAACCTGGAGAGTAAGATCCGTTCCTTAGAATTAGACAAGAAAAAATTCGAAGCTAAATTTCTAGATGACAATTTATCGCAAGACAAAATCAACGAGTTATCTCAAAAACTTCAAAAAATAATAGACGAGATTGAGACCAAAGAAACAAGGTGGTTTGAACTTGCGGAAAAACTTGGACTCTAA
- a CDS encoding O-methyltransferase has protein sequence MFKSTNQHGVHSPFVYDLVTKCFYDRTKYPEYSKIKSYKASLLKNKSSITITDFGSGSRVFKSNERRINALAKNAGTSLKRALLLYRVVNYFKPNQILELGTSLGIATQAMALSNPESTITSVEGCPTVSKFTAQQLSEENINNVTIKTGEFESIIPQLKEDAYDFIFFDGNHNKKATLNYFNLLIEKTHNDSIFIFDDIHWSKEMLDAWEQIKSHPKVTVTIDTFFWGFVCFRKEQVKENFSIRL, from the coding sequence TTGTTCAAATCCACTAACCAACATGGGGTTCATTCTCCTTTTGTTTACGATTTGGTTACCAAATGCTTTTATGACAGAACCAAGTACCCAGAATATTCAAAAATCAAAAGCTACAAAGCGTCACTTTTAAAAAATAAATCTTCTATCACCATTACCGATTTTGGTTCGGGTTCAAGAGTTTTCAAATCCAATGAGCGACGAATAAACGCTCTGGCAAAAAATGCTGGTACATCTTTAAAAAGAGCTCTTCTTTTATATCGCGTCGTTAATTATTTTAAGCCCAATCAAATTTTAGAATTAGGAACTTCTCTGGGTATTGCTACTCAAGCCATGGCATTATCAAATCCTGAAAGCACTATTACCTCTGTTGAAGGCTGTCCAACTGTTTCAAAATTTACTGCACAGCAACTTTCCGAAGAAAACATTAATAATGTAACGATCAAAACTGGTGAGTTTGAGTCCATAATTCCGCAGTTAAAAGAAGATGCGTACGATTTCATTTTTTTCGACGGAAATCATAACAAAAAAGCAACGCTCAACTATTTCAACTTACTCATTGAAAAAACACACAACGATTCTATCTTTATTTTTGACGACATCCATTGGTCAAAAGAGATGCTCGACGCTTGGGAACAGATCAAATCTCACCCAAAAGTGACGGTAACGATTGACACCTTCTTTTGGGGTTTCGTATGCTTTAGAAAAGAGCAGGTCAAAGAAAATTTCAGCATTAGGCTGTAA
- a CDS encoding ABC transporter ATP-binding protein translates to MSNVIEIRNIIRDFQLGQETVYVLKGINLDIELGDYVAIMGPSGSGKSTLMNLLGCLDTPTAGTYVLNGKDVSQMSDDDLAEIRNTEIGFVFQTFNLLPRTTALDNVALPMVYAGKSKAERTKRAEEVLTEVGLADRMDHRPNQLSGGQRQRVAVGRALVNRPSIILADEPTGNLDSKTGHEIMNLFDEIHKSGNTVIMVTHEEDIAAHARRVIRLRDGLVESDTIN, encoded by the coding sequence ATGAGCAACGTCATTGAAATTAGAAATATCATTCGCGATTTCCAATTAGGTCAAGAAACCGTTTACGTTTTAAAGGGCATCAATTTAGATATAGAACTGGGAGATTACGTTGCCATTATGGGACCTTCGGGCTCTGGCAAGTCAACGCTTATGAATCTTTTGGGATGCTTAGATACTCCTACTGCTGGCACATATGTACTCAATGGTAAAGATGTGAGCCAAATGAGTGATGATGATTTAGCTGAAATTAGAAATACCGAAATTGGCTTCGTTTTCCAAACCTTCAACCTCCTACCAAGAACAACTGCCCTAGACAACGTGGCTTTGCCAATGGTTTACGCAGGCAAGTCTAAAGCAGAACGCACCAAACGTGCAGAAGAAGTATTGACTGAAGTTGGTCTAGCAGACCGTATGGATCACAGACCAAACCAGCTATCTGGTGGTCAACGTCAACGTGTGGCTGTGGGTCGCGCATTGGTAAACAGACCTTCTATAATCTTGGCAGATGAACCTACCGGAAATTTAGACTCTAAGACAGGCCATGAAATTATGAACCTGTTTGATGAGATCCATAAATCTGGAAACACAGTAATCATGGTAACCCACGAAGAGGATATTGCTGCACATGCAAGACGTGTGATTAGATTACGCGATGGCTTGGTGGAGAGTGATACTATTAATTAG